One region of Kazachstania africana CBS 2517 chromosome 3, complete genome genomic DNA includes:
- the BLM10 gene encoding proteasome activator BLM10 (similar to Saccharomyces cerevisiae BLM10 (YFL007W); ancestral locus Anc_8.69), translating to MSGEEIKAPIPIKNKALFQLQLQERQTRGLENPKRARTPVIARSEYNYFDRSRAKSSTPTLPLGVTPVDVGGGERRLQDRLKYYGLDFPESKEEFSRKFYDQSSVWFGRKKKPEFSAEEYLPYKTESHKEQAKYLCHVLVNLYIAISSLDIQGSISISSKDLTRLKKEVDTLALETDLFRISQAKPEENFSDMGDDSENELYNEDDYINASAPDINATGKITAKSATVINVNHWTNELKNCLLFDFPLSLRKSLATVYYYLALVQGQAISRDLHVEVFEILVDDDDEGTDYTQLLRESGLVLDHKILFNFLLAFLPYPDSEHNRFDLSSKEDLQLFRTLLKLAYFAKPFYEQSEELLSSTMGILLSNFSPSTMNIVLPIITSFVPCQYHPNSKISDYFPFCFSLWTSVSATVAVDTHLYEFVGDIAEDIYINFQSKGDNFLTDSGISFGPYGVFSEDQMTFMFNRLQGHLRTNGQIHSYARTVKPFIYNIHGSDNEGFFGKLKSLLKSIETFVHPSNSGSWTKPIAKFIHSFIKTYHARAVKDKDIPWDKDTQRLRLNAECHSKIVDLFLNLLLIGAQSKDQDVTNYYISCFAYLVDLSPRNSSLIFDKVLEDLYDMFSGEFIESRHRITSSLKQFTRVVRFMVEDKAYRIHIVNILSALVSKIDMNDISLTNNILNAIVSIVSFVPLEDFVKQGEFLTFHSHTLPLAEQYYYCLKDGSLSNFAYDDKTLDDAFRASTSGFKNILTLYIDKLFQLVDIELDDSLSIKLNQTTMLMIESMSDDVFKHFSDMFQKKFWDNEAFKEKEPNYEIITIPLAAIVKRNVKLSEQLVDLLLLNCREQIERGAGSVRSFSEIHQRDVKLVLYLTALNDILRHSNVAIISFHAELIQFLKYLFKAISNPPLNVITSILVHNILASLTSTEIIEQRMFSDSMKVNVEDRWGGLQFDKRKFSEESLAFRWHIPSETEVSLAIQIFDEVVAYCIDEVNKLISHPQSSTEFTDELQKYILVLTHGLSGCSLLFDPDFNKSINGNKTVTSPSYRERLVLLKNLRERNCDNQEYDIDIEQITSRAEDEDYMDSNNTGSLEHMQGDEIAVHDDYTENLPDIDSSVSEVPSAVGTPIPGHTGPNSFMNSSVVFRDLDIYTCNYYFGATVEERMSNLQYFEVHKIRSKIGLFFHKLFKFFSSEFSTNSKIFQILLHGLKVWFVDVGQETIFSEDNGAFIDLDFIENIQSLAHLNDSFTRTYLAAKVNNAHQNRVLLHSTNRYPSKLEIQLLKDIILMATSIYPGINQVGQATLSHCMKQLIGSYSIIIRQLIKLLQDSLTAESYTQLEVLLKCLSMKKLHRKLISDFKNVEEMTRLLLDCCHVRELDISMHAHNILADLFSKIQIPTRICVYDERMFLPLAPPDCNIHLQVEAVKQAKDNRREEYIDVLIGLQKNLVERLRGDELNWRTRLLIIKLIGRLQSNLEFPSNEDAISVIVEQARTNHPTIIHFIIKVLLSIFNKVLSLSYYSYDVSKSYDNLFDPEYIIKLKSTSAEFQQEFRSEMNNILDPKYFIDSKAFAGWLCWGNDLKVVKTGQAHLALQNNEINLLTLIGKLLTKGWLSNIVSTLIKDNEAKGSFSSSEVSFFAFLTIISSQGYSEFTVKEICSMCRHYYDVTEKASIIMSVQIVAALIVASRFLDTKETEIRDLFLQSFMSECLNGDLNQDAADTWSTLFWWLPTIIDVRRCPPFIEIISNISNQSDLKSDSVNHQASRLLMLRNLSVSQDFRTYHPMEIAEHLIFDHPYDQMRDATAKLFNILVQTESYLSVETPEELLLSLSRESDLGNILKRVAPYLDEIIRTNFSVIAEEYVKIDGMSPQIVLKSRYYYLSSTMFYWITQMSKGSNRVVLIPYLVEYILPFLANFTNQRDLCQLAGIHPAKIYLGLSYLPIRKEYFKPLLAYLTAETSNVSSYEIKMQLSFIEFFLSSNLLQFGKGEVKKIINYVLVQLYNTAYVEVRMRAALVLSDLAHNFAEEIDLSNLVSRFEKSLNQYTWAEKQKRSKTDVTLHASALGLGALVSAFPYVFPLPKWIPQRLSTLSSWARTNGMVGTAAKDTISNFKKVRSDTWKFDRQLFTNDELEDLEGVLWRSYYA from the coding sequence ATGTCAGGTGAAGAGATCAAAGCTCCTATTCCCATCAAAAACAAGGCCTTATTTCAATTGCAATTACAGGAGAGGCAAACTAGGGGTTTGGAAAATCCAAAGAGGGCAAGGACACCTGTAATAGCACGCTCAGAATACAATTACTTTGATAGGTCTAGAGCAAAATCATCAACGCCAACGTTACCATTGGGCGTAACGCCAGTCGATGTAGGCGGTGGCGAAAGACGTTTACAAGATAGACTGAAATATTATGGTTTAGACTTTCCAGAGAGTAAAGAAGAATTCTCCAGAAAATTTTACGATCAATCGTCTGTATGGTTTGgtagaaagaaaaagccTGAATTTTCAGCTGAAGAATACTTGCCATATAAAACAGAATCACACAAAGAACAGGCAAAGTATCTTTGCCATGTCCTAgttaatttatatattgcAATCAGCTCACTGGATATACAGGGATCGATTTCAATATCGAGTAAAGACTTGACAAGGTTAAAAAAGGAGGTTGATACTTTGGCGCTAGAGACTGATTTATTTAGGATATCCCAAGCTAAACCTGAGGAAAATTTCTCAGATATGGGAGATGATAGCGAGAATGAGTTATacaatgaagatgattatATTAATGCTAGCGCTCCTGATATCAATGCTACCGGAAAAATAACAGCTAAATCAGCAACGGTCATAAACGTCAACCACTGGACGAACGAGCTAAAAAACTGTTTACTCTTTGACTTCCCATTATCTCTAAGAAAGAGCTTGGCGACGGTCTATTACTACTTAGCGCTTGTTCAAGGCCAAGCAATTTCTAGAGACTTACATGTCGAAGTTTTTGAGATTTTGgttgatgatgacgatgaagGTACTGACTATACTCAATTACTAAGGGAGTCTGGCCTGGTACTAGACCATAAAATcctcttcaattttttgcttGCGTTTTTACCATATCCTGATTCAGAACATAATCGTTTCGACCTAAGTTCAAAGGAAGATCTTCAGCTATTTCGAACTTTGCTGAAATTGGCGTACTTTGCGAAGCCATTCTACGAGCAAAGCGAAGAACTACTTAGCTCCACCATGGGTATATTACtatctaatttttcaccTTCTACTATGAACATAGTTCTGCCAATAATAACATCATTTGTTCCCTGTCAATACCATCCTAACTCGAAAATAAGTGattattttccattttgtTTCAGCTTATGGACTTCTGTAAGTGCAACAGTTGCGGTTGACACTCATCTGTACGAATTTGTGGGTGACATCGCAGAGGACATTTATATTAACTTCCAGAGCAAAggagataattttttaacaGACAGCGGAATTTCTTTCGGACCTTATGGAGTCTTTTCCGAAGATCAAATGACCTTTATGTTCAATAGATTGCAAGGCCATTTGAGAACAAATGGGCAGATTCATTCCTACGCAAGAACTGTCAAACCttttatttacaatattCATGGTTCGGACAATGAGGGTTTTTTTGGGAAATTAAAGAGTTTACTCAAATCTATAGAAACATTTGTGCATCCCTCGAACAGTGGGTCCTGGACAAAACCAATTGCTAAATTTATCCATTCATTTATCAAGACATATCATGCTAGAGCTGTTAAAGACAAGGATATACCTTGGGACAAAGATACTCAACGTTTACGCCTAAATGCTGAGTGCCACTCCAAAATTGTTGaccttttcttgaatttgttGCTTATTGGAGCTCAAAGCAAGGATCAAGATGTCacaaattattatatatcaTGTTTTGCTTACCTGGTAGATTTATCTCCCAGgaattcttctttgatttttgaCAAAGTCTTGGAAGATCTTTACGATATGTTCTCGGGAGAGTTTATAGAATCTAGGCACAGAATTACTTCTAGTTTAAAGCAATTCACGAGGGTAGTTAGGTTTATGGTCGAAGATAAGGCTTACAGAATTCATATTGTGAATATATTGTCTGCACTCGTTTCTAAGATTGATATGAACGACATTTCATTAACTAATAACATCCTTAACGCAATCGTCTCTATAGTGTCCTTCGTACCTTTAGAAGATTTTGTAAAACAGGGTGAGTTTTTAACGTTCCATTCACACACGCTTCCATTAGCTGagcaatattattattgtttgaAGGATGGATCATTGTCTAATTTCGCTTACGACGATAAAACATTAGATGACGCATTCAGGGCCTCTACTAGTGGATTTAAGAATATCTTAACCCTTTATATTGACAAATTATTCCAGCTGGTCGACATCGAATTGGATGATAGCTTGTCAATTAAGTTGAACCAGACAACGATGCTTATGATTGAGTCAATGTCAGATGATGTATTTAAGCATTTCTCTGACATGTttcagaaaaaattttgggaTAATGAAGCCTTCAAGGAAAAAGAACCCAATTATGAAATTATCACCATTCCTTTAGCCGCTATTGTAAAGAGAAACGTAAAGCTTAGTGAACAACTTGTTGATTTACTATTGCTCAATTGTCGTGAGCAGATAGAGAGAGGTGCGGGTTCTGTAAGAAGTTTTTCGGAAATACATCAGAGAGACGTTAAGCTAGTACTTTACCTAACCGCTTTGAATGACATTTTGAGGCATTCTAATGTAGCAATAATATCATTCCATGCTGAATTGATACAATTCTTGAAGTACCTTTTCAAGGCAATTTCCAATCCTCCTTTGAATGTCATAACCTCTATCTTAGTGCATAACATTCTGGCGAGCTTAACAAGCACTGAAATAATTGAGCAGAGGATGTTTTCTGATTCCATGAAGGTTAACGTAGAGGATAGATGGGGTGGATtgcaatttgataaaagaaaattttcagaagaGAGTTTGGCGTTCAGGTGGCACATTCCAAGCGAAACTGAGGTATCACTGGCAATTCAGATATTTGACGAAGTTGTCGCCTACTGCATAGATGAGgttaataaattaatttccCATCCTCAATCATCGACAGAATTTACTGATGagcttcaaaaatatatccTGGTACTGACGCATGGGCTTTCTGGATGCAGTCTTTTGTTTGATCCcgatttcaataaaagtATCAATGGCAATAAGACTGTGACATCTCCTTCCTATAGGGAAAGGCTTGTTTTACTAAAAAATCTCAGAGAGAGGAACTGTGATAATCAAGAATATGATATAGATATCGAGCAAATTACGTCTAGAgcagaagatgaagattaCATGGATTCTAATAATACGGGAAGTTTGGAACACATGCAAGGTGACGAAATTGCAGTTCATGATGACTATACTGAAAATTTACCAGACATTGATTCAAGTGTGTCAGAGGTCCCATCCGCTGTTGGGACCCCAATACCAGGTCATACAGGGCCTAATTCCTTCATGAATTCTAGCGTGGTGTTCAGAGATCTCGACATCTATACTTGCAATTATTACTTCGGTGCCactgttgaagaaagaatgaGTAATTTACAATACTTCGAAGTACATAAGATTCGTTCCAAAATTGGTCTATTTTTCCATAAGTTGTTCAAGTTCTTTTCATCGGAATTTAGTACAAAtagtaaaatttttcaaattttactTCATGGATTAAAAGTTTGGTTCGTAGATGTTGGACAAGAAACTATATTCTCGGAGGATAATGGTGCTTTTATAGATTTggattttattgaaaacatTCAATCTTTGGCTCACTTAAATGATTCGTTTACTAGAACGTATTTAGCAGCTAAAGTTAATAATGCGCATCAAAATAGAGTTTTGTTACACTCTACTAACAGATATCCctcaaaattggaaattcAACTGTTAAAGGATATTATATTAATGGCAACTTCAATTTATCCTGGAATAAACCAGGTTGGACAAGCTACACTCTCCCACTGTATGAAACAGCTAATTGGATCTTACTCGATAATTATTAGACAACTGATAAAATTGCTCCAAGACAGCCTGACAGCGGAATCTTATACACAGCTTGAGGTATTATTGAAATGTTTGTCAATGAAAAAACTCCATCGAAAACTTATCTCCGACTTTAAGAACGTGGAAGAAATGACAAGATTGCTTCTCGACTGTTGCCACGTTAGAGAACTTGACATTTCAATGCATGCACATAATATATTGGCAGATTTATTTTCCAAGATCCAGATTCCAACTCGGATTTGCGTCTATGATGAAAGAATGTTTCTGCCTTTAGCACCTCCTGATTGTAATATACATTTGCAAGTTGAGGCAGTGAAACAAGCTAAAGATAAtagaagagaagaatataTCGACGTATTAATAGGGctgcaaaaaaatttggtagAAAGATTGAGAGGTGATGAGCTTAATTGGAGGACTCGGTTACTCATTATCAAGTTGATTGGAAGGTTGCAGTCCAATCTTGAGTTTCCTTCTAATGAAGATGCCATTTCTGTCATAGTAGAGCAAGCCCGTACTAATCATCCCACGATAATACATTTCATAATCAAAGTCTTATTGagtattttcaataaagtaTTATCTTTATCGTACTATTCCTATGATGTGTCTAAGAGTTAcgataatttatttgatccagaatatattataaaattgaaatcaacTTCAGCTGAATTTCAGCAGGAATTCAGATCTgaaatgaataatattCTGGATcctaaatattttattgattcTAAGGCGTTTGCAGGATGGCTATGTTGGGGGAATGACCTAAAAGTTGTGAAGACAGGTCAAGCTCACTTGGCATTACAaaacaatgaaataaaCCTATTGACACTCATCGGGAAGTTACTGACGAAGGGATGGTTAAGTAACATCGTTTCGACCCTCatcaaagataatgaagCAAAAGGCTCATTCAGTAGTAGTGAAGtatctttttttgcttttttgaCAATTATTTCCTCCCAGGGTTATTCCGAGTTTACTGTAAAGGAAATATGTAGTATGTGTCGCCACTATTACGACGTGACAGAAAAGGCATCTATCATAATGTCTGTACAGATTGTTGCTGCGCTAATAGTAGCTAGCAGATTCTTAGATACTAAAGAGACAGAAATCCGCgatttatttcttcaaagttttATGTCAGAATGCCTAAATGGTGATTTGAATCAAGATGCCGCAGATACTTGGTCTACTTTGTTTTGGTGGCTGCCTACCATAATAGATGTAAGAAGGTGTCCACCTTTTATAGAAATCATTTCTAATATTTCTAATCAATCAGATTTGAAGTCAGATTCTGTGAATCATCAAGCTTCTAGATTACTAATGCTGAGAAACTTGAGTGTGAGTCAAGATTTCAGAACTTATCATCCCATGGAGATAGCGGAacatttgatatttgatCATCCCTATGACCAAATGAGAGATGCTACAGCTAAATTGTTCAATATTTTAGTCCAAACAGAAAGTTATCTTTCTGTTGAAACACCGGAAGAATTATTGCTCTCCTTATCGAGGGAATCGGATTTGGGtaacattttgaaaagagtaGCACCTTATTTGGACGAGATAATAAGGACTAACTTTTCTGTCATTGCTGAGGAATATGTGAAAATCGATGGCATGTCTCCCCAAATCGTTTTAAAGTCGAGGTATTATTACCTCAGCTCCACCATGTTTTATTGGATAACGCAAATGTCGAAAGGCTCAAATAGGGTAGTTCTAATTCCCTATCTTGTTGAGTATATTCTTCCATTCTTGGCCAATTTCACAAATCAAAGAGACTTGTGTCAATTAGCTGGGATACATCCAGCAAAAATTTACCTAGGTCTTTCATATTTGCCCattagaaaagaatattttaaacCTTTATTAGCCTATTTAACTGCTGAGACTTCGAATGTTTCCTCTTATGAAATAAAGATGCAACTTTCTTTCatcgaatttttcttatctTCTAATCTATTACAGTTTGGCAAAGGTGAagtcaaaaaaattatcaattatgTGCTAGTTCAGCTTTACAATACCGCATACGTTGAGGTCAGAATGAGAGCGGCTTTGGTGCTGTCAGATTTGGCACATAACTTCGCCGAAGAAATAGACTTAAGCAATTTAGTTTCGAGATTTGAGAAGTCTCTCAATCAGTACACTTGGGCAGAAAAACAAAAGCGCTCAAAAACTGATGTAACTTTACATGCCAGTGCTTTAGGACTCGGTGCATTAGTTAGTGCATTCCCTTATGTATTTCCACTTCCAAAATGGATTCCCCAAAGATTGAGTACTTTGTCTTCGTGGGCTAGGACTAATGGTATGGTGGGTACAGCGGCAAAAGATACTATAAgtaatttcaagaaagttAGGTCGGATACATGGAAATTTGATAGACAACTTTTCACAAATGATGAGCTAGAGGATTTGGAAGGTGTTCTATGGAGAAGTTATTATGCTTGA